The Flavobacteriales bacterium genome has a segment encoding these proteins:
- the rpsB gene encoding 30S ribosomal protein S2 — protein sequence MSKVTFQELLDAGVHFGHLRRKWNPKMAPYIFMERNGIHIIDLHKTIVKLDEASQALQQIAKSGKKIMFVATKKQAKDIVSEKVKNINMPYVTERWPGGMLTNFVTIRKAVRKMASIDKMLEDGTMLTLSKRERLQIARQREKLELNLGSIADLTRLPAAIFVVDIMKEHIAIAEAKKLGIPTFAIVDTNSDPTLVDFPIPANDDASKSIEKIMDILCVSIAEGLSERKQEREKIKDVKDPKEGKKESSKKEETVEE from the coding sequence ATGTCAAAAGTAACTTTTCAAGAATTATTAGATGCAGGTGTACACTTTGGTCACCTTAGAAGAAAATGGAATCCTAAAATGGCTCCTTACATTTTTATGGAGCGTAACGGTATTCACATTATCGACTTACACAAAACCATTGTAAAATTAGATGAGGCTTCTCAAGCCTTACAGCAAATTGCAAAATCAGGTAAAAAAATAATGTTTGTTGCTACAAAAAAACAAGCAAAAGACATCGTATCTGAAAAAGTAAAAAACATTAACATGCCTTATGTTACTGAAAGATGGCCAGGTGGTATGTTAACCAACTTCGTAACGATCAGAAAAGCTGTAAGAAAAATGGCTTCGATTGATAAAATGTTAGAAGACGGAACAATGTTAACGTTATCTAAAAGAGAGCGTTTACAAATTGCTCGTCAAAGAGAAAAATTAGAATTAAACTTAGGTTCTATTGCTGATTTAACAAGATTACCTGCTGCAATTTTTGTAGTAGATATTATGAAAGAACACATTGCTATTGCTGAAGCAAAAAAATTAGGCATACCAACTTTCGCTATCGTTGATACTAACTCTGACCCTACTTTAGTTGATTTCCCAATTCCAGCAAACGATGATGCATCAAAATCTATCGAAAAAATCATGGATATTTTATGTGTTTCAATTGCTGAAGGATTATCAGAAAGAAAACAAGAAAGAGAAAAAATCAAAGACGTAAAAGATCCGAAAGAAGGGAAAAAAGAATCTTCTAAAAAAGAAGAAACTGTAGAGGAATAA
- the rpsI gene encoding 30S ribosomal protein S9 has protein sequence MELVNATGRRKTAVARVYLTKGKGNITVNKKDYKVFFPTTVLQGKVQQAFVATELVDTFDVKVNVYGGGITGQAEAVRHAISRALVKVNADNKPLLKVTSLLTRDPRMVERKKPGQPKARKKFQFSKR, from the coding sequence ATGGAATTAGTTAACGCAACCGGAAGAAGAAAAACAGCTGTAGCTAGAGTTTACTTAACAAAAGGTAAAGGCAACATTACTGTAAATAAGAAAGATTATAAAGTATTTTTCCCAACAACTGTATTACAAGGAAAAGTTCAACAAGCATTTGTTGCAACAGAATTGGTAGATACATTTGATGTAAAAGTAAATGTATATGGTGGTGGAATCACTGGTCAAGCAGAAGCTGTAAGACATGCTATTTCAAGAGCATTAGTTAAAGTAAATGCTGATAACAAACCTTTGTTAAAAGTAACTAGCTTATTAACTAGAGACCCTAGAATGGTTGAACGTAAAAAACCAGGACAGCCTAAAGCTCGTAAAAAATTCCAGTTTAGTAAACGTTAG
- the rplM gene encoding 50S ribosomal protein L13 gives MNTLSYKTISANSATVNKNWVLIDAENETLGRLSSKIANLIRGKHKTNFTPHVDCGDHVIVINADKITLTGNKWEAKEYISHTGYPGGQKTTNPTRLMAKKPTYMLEHAVKGMLPKNRLGSAMYRNLYVYAGAEHPHEAQKPQQLKLTEIK, from the coding sequence GTGAACACATTAAGTTACAAAACAATCTCGGCAAACAGCGCTACAGTAAACAAAAACTGGGTACTTATCGATGCTGAAAACGAAACATTAGGAAGATTATCAAGTAAAATTGCTAACCTAATAAGAGGGAAACACAAAACTAACTTCACTCCTCATGTGGATTGTGGAGATCATGTTATTGTTATAAACGCTGATAAGATTACCTTAACTGGTAACAAGTGGGAAGCAAAAGAGTACATTTCTCATACTGGTTATCCTGGAGGACAAAAAACAACCAATCCAACTCGTTTGATGGCTAAAAAACCTACTTACATGTTAGAACATGCAGTTAAAGGAATGTTGCCTAAAAACAGATTAGGGAGTGCAATGTATCGTAACTTATATGTTTACGCAGGAGCAGAACACCCACACGAAGCACAAAAACCACAACAATTAAAATTAACTGAGATTAAATAA
- a CDS encoding nicotinate-nucleotide adenylyltransferase, which produces MKVGLYFGTYNPIHVGHLIIANYMADYTALDEVWLIVSPQNPLKQKSSLLADYHRYAMVEIAVQDNPKLKPSNIEFKLPQPSYTINTLTYLKEKHPKHEFSLIMGEDNLRTLNKWKNYEEIIQNHKIYVYPRALTEQEQIDTLSTKKVGKTNSTNIVICDAPVMRVSASFIRNAIKQKKDVRYLLTEPVYKYVQEMNFYKK; this is translated from the coding sequence ATGAAAGTTGGTTTATATTTCGGAACCTACAACCCTATTCACGTTGGGCATTTAATTATTGCCAACTACATGGCTGATTACACCGCCCTTGATGAAGTATGGTTAATTGTTAGTCCGCAAAACCCTTTGAAACAAAAATCATCGTTATTGGCCGATTACCATCGGTATGCCATGGTTGAAATTGCGGTTCAAGACAATCCAAAACTAAAACCTTCGAACATCGAATTTAAATTACCACAGCCTTCTTACACCATAAACACCTTAACTTATTTAAAAGAAAAACACCCTAAACATGAGTTTTCTCTAATTATGGGAGAGGATAATCTCCGCACATTAAACAAGTGGAAGAATTACGAAGAAATCATCCAAAATCATAAAATATACGTTTATCCAAGAGCGCTAACCGAACAGGAACAAATAGATACACTATCAACTAAAAAAGTAGGTAAAACCAATTCGACCAACATCGTAATTTGTGATGCCCCAGTAATGCGAGTTTCAGCAAGTTTTATACGAAATGCTATTAAACAAAAAAAAGATGTACGATATCTTTTAACAGAGCCCGTTTACAAATATGTTCAAGAAATGAACTTTTACAAAAAGTAA
- the gmk gene encoding guanylate kinase: MNGKCIILCAPSGAGKTSITKFLLGKDLNLEFSISACNRSKRPNETNGVDYHFLTTKEFKSKIKNNEFVEWEEVYDNMFYGTLKSEIERIWKSGKNVIFDVDVKGGLSLTKYFGDKALAIFIKPPSLEELEKRLRARGTESEETVQRRISKASHELEFAMFFDKIVLNNKLEDAQQEAYSIIKTFINN; encoded by the coding sequence ATGAACGGTAAATGTATCATATTATGTGCACCATCTGGAGCTGGAAAAACTTCAATTACAAAGTTTTTATTGGGTAAAGACTTAAATCTAGAGTTTTCTATTTCTGCTTGTAACAGATCAAAACGACCTAATGAAACAAACGGCGTTGACTATCACTTTTTAACTACTAAAGAATTTAAAAGTAAAATCAAAAACAATGAATTTGTAGAGTGGGAAGAAGTTTACGACAACATGTTTTATGGCACTTTAAAATCGGAAATTGAGCGTATTTGGAAAAGCGGAAAAAATGTAATTTTTGATGTTGATGTAAAAGGAGGTTTAAGCTTAACCAAGTATTTCGGTGATAAAGCCTTAGCTATTTTTATAAAACCACCATCACTCGAAGAATTGGAAAAACGTTTGCGTGCAAGGGGCACCGAAAGTGAAGAAACCGTTCAACGAAGAATTTCAAAAGCATCACACGAATTAGAATTTGCTATGTTTTTTGATAAAATTGTTTTAAACAATAAATTAGAAGATGCTCAACAAGAAGCTTATTCTATTATTAAAACTTTTATAAATAATTAA
- a CDS encoding YicC family protein, with protein MTGFGKATAEINGKKFSVEIKTLNSKQADISVRIPSLFKEKEFAIRSLINQELERGKIDFSLGFETLGETNNFSINKDLFKKYYNELSGMANEIGQTNTDIFTIVSRMPDVFKTDKQELEETEWLKVNELIVEAISATNNFRVTEGGTLQTELLQRVNNILSLLSEVTIHEEKRVPIIKERIETHLAEAVGKENINNDRFEQELIFYIEKFDITEEKTRLTTHCNYFIETINNDLSEGRKLGFITQEMGREINTLGSKANNADIQKLVVQMKDELEKIKEQTLNIL; from the coding sequence ATGACTGGTTTTGGCAAAGCAACTGCCGAAATAAATGGGAAAAAATTTAGTGTAGAAATTAAAACCTTAAACAGTAAACAAGCCGATATTTCGGTTCGTATTCCTTCGCTTTTTAAAGAGAAAGAATTTGCTATCCGTTCTTTAATAAATCAAGAATTAGAGCGTGGTAAAATTGATTTTAGCTTAGGATTTGAAACGCTTGGAGAAACCAACAACTTTTCGATAAACAAAGATTTATTCAAAAAATACTACAACGAATTGTCTGGTATGGCAAACGAAATTGGTCAGACGAATACAGATATTTTTACCATCGTATCTCGAATGCCCGATGTATTTAAAACCGACAAACAAGAATTGGAAGAAACTGAATGGTTAAAAGTAAACGAACTAATTGTTGAAGCTATTTCAGCTACAAACAATTTTAGAGTAACAGAAGGTGGTACGCTTCAAACGGAATTATTACAAAGGGTTAATAATATTCTTTCTCTTTTAAGTGAGGTTACCATCCATGAAGAAAAACGTGTGCCTATTATAAAAGAACGAATTGAAACTCACTTAGCAGAAGCAGTTGGAAAAGAAAACATCAATAACGACCGATTTGAGCAGGAGCTTATTTTTTACATCGAAAAATTTGACATTACTGAAGAAAAAACAAGACTAACCACCCATTGTAATTATTTTATTGAAACCATTAACAACGATTTATCGGAAGGAAGAAAACTTGGTTTTATTACCCAAGAAATGGGAAGAGAAATAAATACCTTAGGGTCGAAAGCAAACAATGCTGATATTCAAAAATTGGTTGTTCAAATGAAAGATGAGTTGGAAAAAATTAAAGAACAAACATTAAACATATTGTAA
- a CDS encoding DMT family transporter, with protein sequence MSNIKPHLAILGANLIYGVNYSIAKDVMPTFIKPFGFIFCRVLGALILFTLVSSFFKEKIEKKDFGRLAICGFFGVAANQLMFFYGLNLTNPINAGIIMTANPIMVLLASAFILNTRITYLKIIGLVLGISGALMILLFKKGFSFGSETWVGDLFIFLNATSYAIYLVLVKPLMHKYSPITVIKWVFTFGFLYVLPFGFNQFTEINWTSFTGDIWLKFAFVIVATTFLAYLFNIYGLKRLNPSIVSTYIYLQPLIAALFAIWVGKDSFTWIKLTAAVLIFTGVYLVSKPQKFPSYNK encoded by the coding sequence ATGAGTAACATTAAACCTCACCTTGCAATTTTAGGCGCTAACCTTATTTATGGGGTTAATTATTCTATTGCAAAAGATGTAATGCCAACATTTATTAAACCTTTTGGATTTATATTTTGTAGGGTTTTAGGTGCTTTAATATTGTTCACATTAGTGAGTTCCTTTTTTAAAGAGAAAATTGAAAAAAAAGATTTTGGACGTTTAGCCATTTGTGGATTTTTTGGGGTTGCAGCCAACCAACTGATGTTTTTTTACGGATTAAATTTAACTAACCCCATTAATGCTGGAATAATAATGACTGCTAATCCAATTATGGTACTTCTGGCGTCAGCATTTATATTAAACACTCGAATAACTTATTTGAAAATTATAGGGCTCGTTTTGGGTATTTCTGGCGCATTAATGATACTCCTATTTAAAAAAGGTTTTTCATTCGGTTCAGAAACTTGGGTTGGTGATTTATTCATATTTCTAAACGCTACTTCGTATGCCATTTATTTGGTTTTAGTTAAACCACTAATGCACAAATACAGCCCTATAACAGTTATTAAATGGGTGTTTACTTTTGGATTCCTGTATGTTCTTCCTTTTGGTTTTAATCAGTTTACAGAAATTAACTGGACCAGTTTTACTGGAGATATTTGGTTAAAATTTGCTTTTGTAATTGTCGCCACAACTTTTTTAGCTTACTTGTTCAACATTTATGGCTTAAAGCGATTAAACCCTTCCATCGTTTCTACCTACATATACTTGCAGCCATTAATCGCTGCTTTGTTTGCTATTTGGGTAGGCAAAGACAGCTTTACATGGATTAAATTAACCGCTGCTGTTTTAATTTTTACCGGAGTTTATTTGGTGAGCAAACCACAAAAATTTCCTTCATACAACAAATAG
- a CDS encoding flippase-like domain-containing protein, whose protein sequence is MSKSNKVSNVFSVKKVVIPIFIGLLVAGYFLWKKTDWETFKQIVWSYKVFGWLLVAIVMMVIRDFAYMIRIRILTDNHLSWRNSFNVIMLWEFASAITPSVVGGSGVAMFILNKEGISLGKSTAVVMISAFLDELFYIVTVPIVILMIGTEYLFPVELTKEIFGFTLSTKEIFYVGYGFIVLLTSLILYGVFVNPKGIKIALFKLFSFKLLKRWKRVVVRLGNDMITTSLELKNKSMVFWFKAFAATVLSWTARFWVVNFILMAFTNVENHFIIYGRQLVMWVIMLISPTPGGVGIAEFAFNGFLKDFIPLGLAGLLIVLWRLISYYPYLFIGVLVFPNWLKRDRD, encoded by the coding sequence ATGTCCAAAAGTAATAAAGTAAGCAATGTGTTTTCTGTAAAAAAGGTTGTTATTCCAATTTTTATTGGATTGCTAGTTGCTGGATATTTTCTTTGGAAGAAAACGGATTGGGAAACTTTTAAGCAAATAGTTTGGAGTTATAAAGTTTTTGGTTGGTTATTGGTAGCTATTGTTATGATGGTGATAAGAGATTTTGCTTATATGATTCGTATTCGAATTTTAACCGACAACCATTTATCATGGCGAAACAGTTTTAATGTAATCATGTTGTGGGAATTTGCTTCAGCCATAACTCCTTCGGTTGTTGGGGGGAGTGGAGTAGCCATGTTTATTTTAAACAAAGAAGGGATTAGTTTAGGAAAAAGTACTGCAGTTGTAATGATATCAGCATTTTTAGATGAGCTTTTTTACATTGTAACTGTGCCGATTGTAATTCTGATGATAGGAACAGAATATTTGTTTCCTGTAGAATTAACCAAAGAGATTTTTGGTTTTACGCTTTCTACCAAAGAGATTTTTTATGTTGGTTATGGCTTTATTGTGTTGTTAACTTCATTAATACTTTATGGGGTTTTTGTAAATCCAAAAGGGATAAAAATAGCTTTGTTTAAGCTGTTCTCTTTTAAACTTTTAAAGCGTTGGAAAAGAGTAGTGGTTCGGTTAGGTAATGACATGATTACAACTTCGTTGGAATTAAAAAACAAGTCAATGGTGTTTTGGTTTAAAGCATTTGCTGCAACTGTTTTATCGTGGACGGCTCGTTTTTGGGTAGTTAACTTTATTCTTATGGCGTTTACCAATGTCGAAAATCATTTTATAATTTATGGCAGGCAACTCGTTATGTGGGTTATAATGCTCATTAGCCCCACTCCTGGTGGAGTTGGAATTGCAGAATTTGCTTTTAATGGATTTTTAAAAGATTTTATTCCACTTGGATTAGCAGGCTTACTAATTGTTTTATGGCGATTAATAAGCTATTACCCGTATTTGTTTATTGGTGTTTTGGTGTTTCCAAATTGGTTAAAAAGAGACAGGGATTAA
- a CDS encoding polyprenyl synthetase family protein: protein MATIKEIQQPIAEEMEKFESWFRDSMKSRVSLLDNIMHYIIKRKGKQMRPMFVFLSSKVFAPTTDSTYIAASMIELLHTATLVHDDVVDDANKRRGFWSINAIWKNKIAVLVGDYLLSKGLLLAVDNKEFELLQIMSNSVREMSEGELLQIEKARRLDITEDIYFDIIRQKTATLIAACCAAGASSAKANPDDVAKMRLFGEYTGIAFQIKDDLFDYGSDGEKIGKPTGIDIKEKKMTLPLIYALNRANYFEKRRIISIIKNHNQNTKKVKEVIDFVIASGGLEYAHKAMLEYKNKALAILKEFDQNEANIALSNLVIYTTERTK from the coding sequence ATGGCAACAATCAAAGAAATACAACAACCTATTGCAGAAGAAATGGAAAAATTTGAATCGTGGTTCCGCGATTCAATGAAAAGCCGTGTTTCGTTGTTGGATAACATTATGCATTATATCATCAAGCGAAAAGGAAAACAAATGCGTCCAATGTTTGTTTTTTTATCGTCGAAAGTTTTTGCACCAACTACCGATTCTACCTATATCGCCGCATCTATGATAGAGTTGTTGCATACTGCAACATTGGTACATGATGATGTGGTAGATGATGCTAACAAACGTAGAGGATTCTGGAGTATTAATGCCATTTGGAAAAACAAAATTGCTGTATTGGTGGGTGATTATTTATTGTCGAAAGGCTTGTTGTTGGCGGTTGATAACAAAGAGTTTGAGTTGTTGCAAATTATGTCGAATTCGGTACGGGAAATGAGCGAAGGAGAGTTGTTGCAAATTGAAAAAGCTCGACGATTAGATATTACAGAAGACATTTATTTCGACATTATCCGACAAAAAACCGCCACGTTGATAGCTGCTTGTTGTGCTGCTGGTGCAAGTTCGGCAAAAGCAAATCCCGATGATGTTGCAAAAATGCGATTGTTTGGAGAATACACTGGTATTGCTTTTCAGATAAAAGACGATTTGTTTGATTACGGAAGTGATGGGGAAAAAATTGGAAAACCAACGGGAATAGACATAAAAGAAAAGAAAATGACATTGCCTTTAATTTATGCCTTAAATCGAGCTAATTATTTTGAAAAAAGACGAATCATTAGCATCATTAAAAATCACAATCAAAACACTAAAAAAGTAAAAGAAGTAATTGATTTTGTGATTGCTAGTGGTGGGTTAGAATATGCACATAAAGCCATGTTGGAGTATAAAAATAAAGCTTTAGCTATATTAAAAGAGTTTGATCAGAATGAAGCCAACATTGCCTTGAGCAATTTGGTTATTTATACTACCGAACGAACAAAGTAG
- a CDS encoding DNA primase, which produces MIPKHTIDQIFEAAIIEDVVGEFVVLKKRGVNLLGNCPFHNEKTPSFTVSPAKGIYKCFGCGKAGNSINFIMDHEHYTYPEALRYLANKYQIEIEELEETDEQKQAANEKESLFIVSNFAASYFQKQLHETQEGKSIGLSYFVERGFREDIIKKFQLGYNPDSWEAFTGEALQQGYKLEFLEKSGLTIVKEEKHFDRFKGRVMFPIHNLSGRVLGFGGRILKTDPKAAKYVNSPESEIYHKSNVLYGIYFAKKDIIAKDNCYLVEGYTDVISLHQAGVENVVASSGTSLTEGQIRLISRFTNNITILYDGDAAGLKASFRGIDMILQEGLNVRVVLFPEGEDPDSFAKNNSSADLTKYITDQAQDFIRFKTSVLLKEVGTDPIKRAELIKDIVASISIIPDQIKRSVYIKECSSLLDIQENALINETNKLLRKKFSKNNNEELPIVEDNYTSFSDEQKHEDEGLEIEHWEDEIIRLLITYGEQTIELEVFDEENNPQKHHVLISAYIVSNIIEDELSFENATYQTIIEEYVKWMNEDKVPTHQDFISFPNPAINAVVIDVLSDKHQISENWERHNIFVTKEENQLNLAVLNSIYAFKLSKLNKLSDKLQTEIKESKNDDDTLILLSQLLGYQNAKKQLAAKLGRIILK; this is translated from the coding sequence TTGATACCAAAACATACCATAGACCAGATTTTTGAAGCCGCCATCATTGAAGATGTTGTAGGGGAGTTTGTGGTGTTAAAAAAACGGGGTGTTAATTTACTTGGTAATTGTCCTTTTCATAACGAAAAAACACCTTCATTTACGGTGTCGCCTGCAAAAGGTATTTACAAATGTTTTGGTTGTGGTAAAGCTGGCAACTCCATCAATTTTATTATGGATCATGAGCATTATACCTACCCAGAGGCGTTGAGGTATTTGGCTAACAAGTATCAAATTGAAATTGAAGAATTAGAAGAAACCGACGAACAAAAACAAGCAGCAAATGAAAAGGAAAGTTTGTTTATTGTTTCCAATTTTGCTGCTAGTTATTTCCAAAAACAATTGCACGAAACCCAAGAGGGTAAAAGTATTGGGTTGAGTTATTTTGTTGAAAGAGGTTTCCGTGAAGATATCATCAAAAAATTTCAGTTGGGTTATAATCCCGATTCGTGGGAAGCATTTACAGGCGAGGCTTTACAACAAGGGTATAAACTTGAGTTTTTAGAAAAATCTGGGTTAACCATTGTAAAAGAAGAAAAACACTTCGATAGGTTTAAAGGTAGAGTAATGTTCCCTATTCATAACCTTTCGGGCAGGGTGCTTGGTTTTGGGGGTAGAATTTTAAAAACCGACCCTAAGGCTGCAAAATATGTTAACTCACCTGAGTCGGAAATATACCACAAAAGCAATGTGCTTTACGGTATTTATTTTGCTAAAAAAGACATTATTGCTAAAGACAATTGCTATTTAGTCGAAGGTTATACCGATGTGATTTCTTTACACCAAGCAGGAGTAGAAAATGTAGTGGCATCATCAGGAACTTCTTTAACTGAAGGTCAAATAAGACTAATTAGTCGATTTACGAATAACATTACCATTTTGTATGATGGTGATGCTGCTGGGTTAAAAGCTTCGTTTAGAGGTATTGACATGATTTTGCAGGAAGGGTTAAATGTTCGAGTGGTACTGTTTCCCGAAGGAGAAGATCCAGACTCGTTTGCAAAAAATAATTCGTCAGCTGACCTAACAAAATACATTACTGATCAAGCACAAGATTTTATTCGATTCAAAACATCGGTTTTATTAAAAGAAGTAGGAACCGACCCAATAAAAAGAGCCGAATTAATTAAAGATATTGTTGCAAGTATTTCAATAATCCCTGACCAAATAAAACGGTCGGTTTATATAAAGGAATGCAGTAGTTTGCTCGATATTCAGGAGAATGCTTTAATAAATGAAACGAATAAATTACTTCGTAAAAAATTCAGCAAAAACAACAATGAGGAGTTACCTATAGTTGAGGATAATTATACTTCGTTTAGCGACGAACAAAAACATGAAGACGAAGGACTTGAGATTGAACATTGGGAAGATGAAATTATTCGATTATTGATTACTTATGGTGAGCAAACAATTGAGTTGGAGGTTTTTGATGAAGAGAATAATCCTCAAAAACATCATGTTTTAATCAGTGCTTATATTGTGTCAAATATTATTGAGGATGAGTTGTCGTTTGAAAACGCTACCTACCAAACAATTATAGAAGAATATGTGAAATGGATGAATGAAGATAAAGTTCCAACACATCAAGATTTTATTTCATTTCCAAATCCAGCAATCAATGCTGTTGTTATTGATGTGTTATCTGATAAACATCAAATTAGCGAAAACTGGGAACGTCATAATATCTTTGTTACTAAAGAGGAAAATCAATTGAATCTAGCGGTGCTTAATTCTATTTATGCATTTAAATTGAGTAAGCTGAATAAGCTGTCGGATAAACTCCAAACCGAAATTAAAGAATCTAAAAACGACGATGATACTTTGATTTTACTTTCTCAATTGTTGGGATATCAAAATGCTAAAAAACAGTTGGCAGCGAAGCTTGGAAGAATAATTTTAAAGTAA
- a CDS encoding purine-nucleoside phosphorylase → MLNKIKETVNYILSQGIESPQVGIVLGTGLGGLVKEIEIITAIDYDKIPHFPVSTVESHHGRLIYGIVKGKKVLAMQGRFHYYEGYDMQQITFPIRVMNALGIKNLLISNAAGALNTNYKKSTLMLITDHINLFPSNPLIGKNFNELGPRFPDMSEPYNNHLNNTLRSIAKEKGILLNEGVYVPVTGPNLETPAEYRMIGKLGGDAVGMSTVPEVIVANHMGLPCCAISVLTDECDPDNLAPVSLAEILEAAAVAEPQLTMLYTELIARL, encoded by the coding sequence ATGCTGAATAAAATAAAAGAAACCGTTAATTATATCCTTTCTCAAGGAATTGAAAGCCCACAAGTAGGAATTGTTTTAGGAACTGGACTTGGTGGTTTGGTTAAAGAAATAGAAATAATTACGGCAATTGATTACGATAAAATACCTCATTTCCCAGTTTCAACAGTAGAATCGCACCACGGCAGATTAATTTATGGAATAGTTAAGGGCAAAAAAGTATTAGCGATGCAAGGTCGTTTTCATTATTACGAAGGGTATGATATGCAACAAATTACTTTTCCTATTCGTGTAATGAATGCACTTGGCATTAAAAATTTATTGATTTCTAATGCAGCAGGAGCATTAAACACCAACTACAAAAAAAGTACATTGATGTTAATTACCGACCACATCAACTTGTTTCCTTCAAATCCATTAATTGGCAAAAATTTTAACGAATTAGGTCCTCGTTTTCCTGATATGAGTGAACCTTACAACAATCATCTAAATAATACCTTACGCTCTATTGCTAAAGAAAAAGGAATTTTGTTAAACGAAGGCGTTTATGTACCTGTTACTGGTCCAAACTTAGAAACCCCTGCCGAATACCGAATGATAGGAAAACTTGGTGGTGATGCTGTTGGAATGAGTACGGTGCCAGAAGTAATTGTGGCAAATCACATGGGATTACCATGTTGTGCTATTTCTGTTTTAACGGACGAATGCGACCCAGATAATTTAGCTCCCGTTTCGTTAGCAGAAATTTTAGAAGCTGCAGCAGTTGCTGAGCCACAATTAACCATGCTTTATACCGAATTGATTGCCCGACTTTAA
- a CDS encoding acyl transferase yields MNFANRIFNITSSSEFNNMAIDIFNYQYQNNTIYQNFCKLLKVTPSEVTQLEKIPFLPIEFFKTQQVICGDNNYEQVFLSSGTTGENQSKHYVKNLKVYEQSFVKGFELFYGNISDYCFLALLPSYMEREGSSLIYMTEYLIKHSNNPLSGFYLNNYNDLIDTLKKLNAQKTILIGVSFALLDLAEKHQLDLSNIIIMETGGMKGRRKEMTRTELHQIYNDSFNVNQIHSEYGMTELLSQAYSKGNGLFETPPWMKILIRDTNDPFHLLDNNQTGGINVIDLANYNSCSFIATQDLGKTFTNNSFEVLGRFDNSDLRGCNLLIQ; encoded by the coding sequence ATGAACTTCGCCAATCGTATTTTTAATATCACTTCCAGCAGCGAGTTTAATAATATGGCTATTGATATTTTTAACTACCAATATCAAAACAATACCATTTATCAAAACTTTTGTAAGCTATTAAAAGTAACTCCATCAGAAGTTACACAGCTCGAAAAAATACCATTTTTACCTATCGAATTTTTTAAAACTCAACAAGTAATTTGCGGTGACAATAATTATGAGCAAGTATTTTTAAGTAGTGGAACAACAGGCGAAAATCAAAGCAAGCACTACGTAAAAAACTTAAAAGTTTACGAACAAAGTTTTGTAAAAGGGTTCGAATTGTTTTATGGAAACATCAGCGATTATTGCTTCTTAGCTTTATTGCCATCTTACATGGAAAGAGAAGGATCTTCACTCATTTACATGACGGAATACTTGATAAAACATTCCAACAATCCATTAAGCGGTTTTTACCTCAACAATTACAATGATTTAATTGACACGCTCAAAAAGTTAAACGCTCAAAAAACCATTTTAATTGGTGTTTCGTTTGCGCTGCTTGACCTTGCAGAAAAACACCAATTGGATTTGAGCAACATCATTATTATGGAAACGGGCGGTATGAAAGGACGCAGGAAGGAAATGACCCGAACCGAACTACATCAAATTTATAACGATAGTTTTAATGTCAATCAAATTCATTCGGAATATGGCATGACAGAGCTTTTATCACAAGCCTATTCAAAAGGAAATGGGCTTTTTGAAACTCCACCTTGGATGAAAATATTAATTAGAGACACCAACGACCCATTTCACTTGCTCGACAATAATCAAACAGGAGGCATTAACGTAATTGATTTAGCCAACTACAACTCCTGCTCGTTTATTGCCACACAAGATTTAGGTAAAACGTTCACTAATAATTCTTTCGAGGTTTTAGGCAGATTCGATAACAGTGATTTACGAGGTTGCAATTTATTAATCCAATAA